In Silene latifolia isolate original U9 population chromosome 3, ASM4854445v1, whole genome shotgun sequence, a single window of DNA contains:
- the LOC141648365 gene encoding putative disease resistance protein RGA1 isoform X2 — MNNWESDLEKLNKSVSFIKNMLLDADMKPQLSHGEQGWVEELKQVLYEADDLFDEVITIAKQKEQLNIGAKFSKKVLHKVSRFFSSKNRILLSYKTSQEVKSIQQKLDAIATDHARYDFKVDPQASLNKRGDTCSYLDETHENIIGRDNDLNAVIDMLLDPNVNENVGFVAIVGVGGLGKTTLARLVYNHKRVGTMFKKKLWACVSDQDGKELNVKAILGNIIESSTNEKPSNVSTMQSIQTKLQEELKNKVYLLVLDDVWTEDPNEWSKLRRYLTIGGRGSRIIITTRSEKTAEVILGKYTPSKKYMLRGLSDENSWRLFVLTAFERDLDEATNNPELTKIGKKILKKCSSVPLAIKVLGTLLYGQPERWESFEKNRLSEIEIMKNPIMSILKLSYINLESSVKNCFSYCALFPKDYEMKKRELISLWMAQGYIGDSEDAFLILLKRCFFQDVKRDFFGDIVSFKMHDLMHDLAQEVAGDEIVVANSAPNNLSKTIRHLFHHEGEWTNNSFPERNIRTYYMDRQADPTLVKTIVANWRCLRSLRLYVPKAENLPESIGELLHLRYLDLSGNINLMTLPNSIVKLYNLQSIIMVDCFYVKELPKDFYKLVNLRLLDTSGCYDLTFMPLSMDQLMNLRYLSDFKVGAVSIGKQFGVQLRDLKLLVNLRGKLDIKLYGNFANESENVWEGGYLEPIKNLKVVDIYFGEQDHETTNEAVIEKLQPNRNLMELRLTGYNGTEITSWGRAQDDWSIILPKLVSISLERCDRLHGIPLLSTLKHLKSLYISRMNYVEYMEGYAIGRGGSRSKDLPFFPSLESLSIWGLYRLKGWWGGVGEGGWQPPFPRLSRLVIVECSELTSFPPCPSLEFLEVKRSNKSLRILPDERYANLDLKVSVEVDSAGYLTNLPARHLTDIKIKFDDELKSLSEIEEVFIKSSCSLRSLDIQRCRRLTSVSGVLEHLTALESLSLNDIPVVDEEFDNDIIWRSLRHNLRSLKLESLGILETLPAGMKHLAALENLSIISCKLLKGLPEWISCLSSLQSLKIRSCPNIKSLGTIQNITSLQKLVYYSSETCFPRRSM; from the coding sequence ATGAACAACTGGGAATCCGATCTTGAAAAACTGAACAAGTCTGTCTCCTTTATCAAGAACATGCTCCTAGATGCGGATATGAAACCCCAGCTCTCCCATGGAGAACAGGGTTGGGTCGAGGAGCTCAAACAAGTGCTTTATGAAGCTGATGATCTGTTTGATGAAGTTATCACGATTGCTAAGCAGAAGGAACAACTCAATATTGGTGCCAAGTTCTCCAAGAAGGTCTTACATAAGGTGAGTCGTTTCTTTTCGTCTAAGAATCGTATTCTTCTTAGTTATAAAACTTCTCAAGAGGTTAAGAGCATCCAGCAAAAATTAGATGCTATAGCCACGGATCATGCTAGATATGACTTTAAGGTTGACCCTCAGGCTTCTTTGAATAAGAGGGGAGATACTTGTTCTTATTTGGATGAAACCCATGAGAATATAATTGGCAGAGATAATGATTTGAATGCTGTTATTGACATGCTGCTTGATCCTAATGTTAATGAAAATGTTGGTTTTGTTGCTATTGTGGGAGTAGGAGGGTTAGGGAAAACCACTCTTGCTCGACTTGTATATAACCACAAAAGAGTCGGAACTATGTTTAAGAAGAAGTTATGGGCATGTGTCTCCGACCAAGATGGGAAAGAATTAAATGTGAAAGCAATTTTAGGTAACATAATAGAATCATCAACAAATGAAAAGCCTAGTAATGTCTCCACTATGCAATCCATACAAACAAAACTTCAGGAAGAATTGAAAAATAAGGTTTACTTGCTTGTATTAGACGATGTATGGACTGAAGATCCCAATGAGTGGAGTAAGCTAAGGAGATACTTGACAATTGGTGGTAGGGGAAGCAGAATTATCATTACTACTCGTTCAGAAAAGACGGCCGAAGTGATATTAGGAAAATATACTCCCTCAAAAAAGTATATGTTAAGAGGTTTGTCTGATGAGAACTCGTGGCGTTTGTTTGTGTTGACGGCATTCGAACGAGATTTAGATGAAGCAACAAACAACCCTGAATTGACCAAGATTGGCAAAAAAATCTTAAAGAAATGTTCCAGTGTTCCTCTTGCTATCAAAGTTCTAGGAACTCTCTTATATGGTCAGCCTGAGAGATGGGAATCCTTTGAAAAGAACCGGTTATCTGAAATTGAAATTATGAAGAATCCAATTATGTCTATATTAAAGCTCAGTTACATCAATCTTGAATCTTCCGTGAAAAATTGCTTTTCTTACTGTGCTTTATTCCCTAAGGACTATGAAATGAAGAAACGAGAGCTGATTAGTCTTTGGATGGCGCAAGGATACATCGGTGATAGTGAGGACGCCTTTTTAATCTTACTAAAACGTTGTTTTTTCCAAGATGTGAAAAGAGATTTCTTTGGTGATATCGTCTCATTTAAAATGCACGATTTAATGCATGATCTAGCTCAAGAAGTCGCGGGAGATGAGATTGTTGTGGCAAATAGTGCGCCAAACAACTTAAGCAAAACAATTCGCCATTTATTTCATCATGAGGGCGAATGGACAAACAACTCTTTCCCTGAAAGAAATATTCGTACATATTATATGGATAGACAGGCAGACCCAACCCTGGTGAAAACCATAGTAGCTAATTGGCGTTGTCTTAGATCGTTAAGATTATATGTGCCAAAAGCCGAAAATTTGCCGGAGTCAATTGGTGAATTGTTGCACTTAAGATATCTTGATCTCTCCGGAAATATCAATCTCATGACACTCCCAAATTCAATTGTGAAATTATACAATTTGCAGAGTATAATTATGGTTGACTGTTTTTATGTTAAAGAGTTGCCAAAGGATTTTTACAAATTGGTAAATCTTAGGCTCTTGGATACAAGTGGGTGTTATGATTTGACTTTCATGCCATTAAGCATGGACCAGTTAATGAATCTACGTTACCTTTCCGACTTTAAAGTGGGTGCAGTTTCAATTGGGAAGCAATTTGGAGTACAGTTGCGAGATTTGAAATTACTTGTCAATTTAAGGGGAAAGCTTGATATCAAGCTTTATGGAAACTTTGCAAATGAAAGTGAAAATGTATGGGAGGGCGGTTATTTGGAGCCCATAAAGAATCTGAAGGTGGTAGATATATATTTTGGTGAACAAGATCATGAAACCACTAATGAGGCTGTGATTGAGAAGCTGCAGCCAAATCGTAATCTCATGGAGTTGAGGTTGACAGGATATAATGGTACTGAAATTACGAGTTGGGGAAGAGCACAGGATGACTGGTCTATTATTCTTCCTAAACTTGTCAGCATCAGCCTTGAGCGGTGTGACAGGTTGCATGGTATCCCATTGTTGAGTACTTTGAAGCATCTCAAATCCTTGTATATTTCCAGGATGAATTATGTGGAGTACATGGAGGGCTATGCAATTGGCCGTGGTGGTTCTAGGTCAAAAGATTTACCATTTTTCCCATCCCTCGAGTCTCTCAGTATTTGGGGGTTGTACCGCCTAAAAGGATGGtggggaggtgttggtgaaggaggTTGGCAGCCACCATTTCCTCGTCTCTCGAGGTTAGTAATAGTAGAATGCTCCGAGTTGACTTCTTTTCCTCCTTGCCCGAGCCTAGAATTTCTTGAGGTGAAGCGCAGCAACAAGTCGTTGAGGATATTACCAGATGAGAGATATGCAAACTTAGATCTCAAAGTTAGTGTGGAAGTAGATAGTGCGGGTTATCTCACTAATCTACCTGCCAGGCATCTTACCGATATCAAGATAAAGTTCGATGATGAGTTGAAGAGCTTATCGGAAATTGAGGAGGTGTTCATCAAGAGCTCTTGTTCCTTACGAAGCCTTGATATTCAAAGGTGCAGAAGGCTCACAAGTGTTTCAGGAGTGTTGGAGCATCTCACTGCATTGGAGTCGCTATCACTTAATGATATACCTGTAGTGGACGAGGAATTCGACAATGACATTATCTGGAGATCCCTCCGTCACAATCTCCGCTCCCTCAAGTTGGAGTCTCTTGGCATTCTGGAAACGCTGCCTGCAGGGATGAAGCACTTGGCGGCTCTTGAAAATCTCTCCATCATTTCCTGTAAATTGTTGAAAGGACTACCGGAATGGATAAGCTGCTTATCATCACTTCAGTCCCTCAAGATCCGTTCTTGCCCCAACATCAAATCACTAGGCACAATTCAAAACATCACTTCCCTTCAGAAACTTGTGTACTACTCTTCAGAAACATGCTTCCCTAGAAGAAGCATGTGA
- the LOC141648364 gene encoding stemmadenine O-acetyltransferase-like produces MEELKLEVQVISTEIIKPSTPTPTTSKLFTLSCLDQASAFAHFPILLFYRNIARDDTGSGSGPNTQPIDITTLKTSLSETLTSFYPLAGRSNSESTILCEDQGIPFIETRVNCNLDDLLNSPRKLYLLGKILPSFQLYMSFGQRPIDEIVHVAIQLNVFLCGGVAISFYMLHKILDGASAGVFLNYWAALVRAKSSTLNISLNEPDFEATIKAFPPIPPPINTNDSGADDNDGEKAIASNLAYLKSITVVGKSFVFNNEAIKKLKDKVVTSDNKLTNPTSFEAVTGFFWHHIFAAACTAASLPNSDSGPSELFFTANVRQRMTPPLPKTSIGNIIKSVHAQVDTLCDISKHVTAIHEAISEMNKNVLDNLPEKNSIANEGYKLGSYRITNWCKLGLNEVDFGFGKPNRVIPVGMVHPVLRNFILMVDNLDVNGGIDGIEVFLFLEEKEMQILESNSQFCVFASPN; encoded by the exons ATGGAAGAACTCAAACTTGAAGTACAAGTAATatcaacggaaattattaaaCCATCAACTCCTACACCAACTACTAGCAAACTATTCACACTTTCATGCCTTGATCAAGCCTCAGCATTCGCACATTTCCCTATTCTTCTTTTTTATCGAAATATAGCTAGGGATGACACTGGGTCGGGTTCTGGTCCAAATACCCAACCTATTGACATAACTACCTTAAAAACCTCCCTTAGTGAAACACTAACAAGTTTCTACCCTTTAGCTGGTCGATCCAATTCTGAATCGACCATTTTGTGTGAGGACCAAGGTATACCTTTTATTGAAACCCGGGTTAACTGCAACCTTGATGATCTTCTTAACTCGCCTCGTAAACTTTACTTGTTGGGCAAGATACTTCCTTCGTTTCAGTTATACATGTCTTTTGGACAACGACCCATTGATGAGATTGTACACGTTGCGATTCAGTTAAATGTTTTCTTGTGCGGCGGGGTTGCGATTAGTTTTTATATGCTTCATAAGATCCTTGATGGTGCATCTGCTGGTGTCTTCCTTAATTATTGGGCTGCCCTTGTTAGGGCCAAATCTAGTACCCTTAATATCAG CTTAAACGAACCAGACTTCGAAGCCACAATCAAGGCCTTCCCCCCAATACCACCCCCGATCAATACCAACGACAGTGGTGCCGATGACAATGACGGTGAGAAAGCTATCGCTTCAAACTTGGCGTACTTGAAATCGATTACAGTGGTAGGCAAGAGCTTTGTCTTCAACAATGAAGCCATAAAAAAGCTTAAGGACAAGGTCGTCACAAGTGATAATAAACTAACCAACCCAACGTCTTTCGAGGCGGTTACAGGGTTCTTTTGGCACCACATTTTTGCAGCAGCTTGTACAGCTGCATCCTTGCCTAATTCTGACTCGGGTCCGAGTGAGCTCTTTTTCACGGCAAACGTACGACAAAGGATGACTCCTCCACTTCCAAAGACATCCATTGGAAATATAATCAAAAGTGTACATGCTCAGGTTGACACACTTTGTGATATCTCGAAACATGTAACCGCGATCCATGAAGCAATTTCAGAAATGAATAAAAATGTTTTGGATAATTTGCCTGAAAAGAATTCTATTGCGAATGAAGGTTACAAGCTTGGTTCATACAGAATTACGAATTGGTGTAAGCTTGGGTTGAATGAGGTTGATTTCGGGTTTGGTAAGCCTAATCGGGTTATTCCGGTGGGTATGGTGCATCCTGTATTGAGGAATTTTATTCTTATGGTTGACAATTTGGATGTCAATGGTGGCATTGATGGTATTGAAGTATTCTTGTTTCTCGAGGAGAAAGAGATGCAAATTTTAGAATCTAATTCTCAATTTTGTGTTTTTGCTTCTCCTAATTAG
- the LOC141648365 gene encoding putative disease resistance protein RGA1 isoform X1, producing the protein MADLGSLVTIADKVFQLLQSPILKGMNNWESDLEKLNKSVSFIKNMLLDADMKPQLSHGEQGWVEELKQVLYEADDLFDEVITIAKQKEQLNIGAKFSKKVLHKVSRFFSSKNRILLSYKTSQEVKSIQQKLDAIATDHARYDFKVDPQASLNKRGDTCSYLDETHENIIGRDNDLNAVIDMLLDPNVNENVGFVAIVGVGGLGKTTLARLVYNHKRVGTMFKKKLWACVSDQDGKELNVKAILGNIIESSTNEKPSNVSTMQSIQTKLQEELKNKVYLLVLDDVWTEDPNEWSKLRRYLTIGGRGSRIIITTRSEKTAEVILGKYTPSKKYMLRGLSDENSWRLFVLTAFERDLDEATNNPELTKIGKKILKKCSSVPLAIKVLGTLLYGQPERWESFEKNRLSEIEIMKNPIMSILKLSYINLESSVKNCFSYCALFPKDYEMKKRELISLWMAQGYIGDSEDAFLILLKRCFFQDVKRDFFGDIVSFKMHDLMHDLAQEVAGDEIVVANSAPNNLSKTIRHLFHHEGEWTNNSFPERNIRTYYMDRQADPTLVKTIVANWRCLRSLRLYVPKAENLPESIGELLHLRYLDLSGNINLMTLPNSIVKLYNLQSIIMVDCFYVKELPKDFYKLVNLRLLDTSGCYDLTFMPLSMDQLMNLRYLSDFKVGAVSIGKQFGVQLRDLKLLVNLRGKLDIKLYGNFANESENVWEGGYLEPIKNLKVVDIYFGEQDHETTNEAVIEKLQPNRNLMELRLTGYNGTEITSWGRAQDDWSIILPKLVSISLERCDRLHGIPLLSTLKHLKSLYISRMNYVEYMEGYAIGRGGSRSKDLPFFPSLESLSIWGLYRLKGWWGGVGEGGWQPPFPRLSRLVIVECSELTSFPPCPSLEFLEVKRSNKSLRILPDERYANLDLKVSVEVDSAGYLTNLPARHLTDIKIKFDDELKSLSEIEEVFIKSSCSLRSLDIQRCRRLTSVSGVLEHLTALESLSLNDIPVVDEEFDNDIIWRSLRHNLRSLKLESLGILETLPAGMKHLAALENLSIISCKLLKGLPEWISCLSSLQSLKIRSCPNIKSLGTIQNITSLQKLVYYSSETCFPRRSM; encoded by the coding sequence ATGGCTGATTTAGGCTCACTGGTTACTATTGCCGACAAGGTCTTTCAACTTTTACAATCTCCGATCCTCAAAGGCATGAACAACTGGGAATCCGATCTTGAAAAACTGAACAAGTCTGTCTCCTTTATCAAGAACATGCTCCTAGATGCGGATATGAAACCCCAGCTCTCCCATGGAGAACAGGGTTGGGTCGAGGAGCTCAAACAAGTGCTTTATGAAGCTGATGATCTGTTTGATGAAGTTATCACGATTGCTAAGCAGAAGGAACAACTCAATATTGGTGCCAAGTTCTCCAAGAAGGTCTTACATAAGGTGAGTCGTTTCTTTTCGTCTAAGAATCGTATTCTTCTTAGTTATAAAACTTCTCAAGAGGTTAAGAGCATCCAGCAAAAATTAGATGCTATAGCCACGGATCATGCTAGATATGACTTTAAGGTTGACCCTCAGGCTTCTTTGAATAAGAGGGGAGATACTTGTTCTTATTTGGATGAAACCCATGAGAATATAATTGGCAGAGATAATGATTTGAATGCTGTTATTGACATGCTGCTTGATCCTAATGTTAATGAAAATGTTGGTTTTGTTGCTATTGTGGGAGTAGGAGGGTTAGGGAAAACCACTCTTGCTCGACTTGTATATAACCACAAAAGAGTCGGAACTATGTTTAAGAAGAAGTTATGGGCATGTGTCTCCGACCAAGATGGGAAAGAATTAAATGTGAAAGCAATTTTAGGTAACATAATAGAATCATCAACAAATGAAAAGCCTAGTAATGTCTCCACTATGCAATCCATACAAACAAAACTTCAGGAAGAATTGAAAAATAAGGTTTACTTGCTTGTATTAGACGATGTATGGACTGAAGATCCCAATGAGTGGAGTAAGCTAAGGAGATACTTGACAATTGGTGGTAGGGGAAGCAGAATTATCATTACTACTCGTTCAGAAAAGACGGCCGAAGTGATATTAGGAAAATATACTCCCTCAAAAAAGTATATGTTAAGAGGTTTGTCTGATGAGAACTCGTGGCGTTTGTTTGTGTTGACGGCATTCGAACGAGATTTAGATGAAGCAACAAACAACCCTGAATTGACCAAGATTGGCAAAAAAATCTTAAAGAAATGTTCCAGTGTTCCTCTTGCTATCAAAGTTCTAGGAACTCTCTTATATGGTCAGCCTGAGAGATGGGAATCCTTTGAAAAGAACCGGTTATCTGAAATTGAAATTATGAAGAATCCAATTATGTCTATATTAAAGCTCAGTTACATCAATCTTGAATCTTCCGTGAAAAATTGCTTTTCTTACTGTGCTTTATTCCCTAAGGACTATGAAATGAAGAAACGAGAGCTGATTAGTCTTTGGATGGCGCAAGGATACATCGGTGATAGTGAGGACGCCTTTTTAATCTTACTAAAACGTTGTTTTTTCCAAGATGTGAAAAGAGATTTCTTTGGTGATATCGTCTCATTTAAAATGCACGATTTAATGCATGATCTAGCTCAAGAAGTCGCGGGAGATGAGATTGTTGTGGCAAATAGTGCGCCAAACAACTTAAGCAAAACAATTCGCCATTTATTTCATCATGAGGGCGAATGGACAAACAACTCTTTCCCTGAAAGAAATATTCGTACATATTATATGGATAGACAGGCAGACCCAACCCTGGTGAAAACCATAGTAGCTAATTGGCGTTGTCTTAGATCGTTAAGATTATATGTGCCAAAAGCCGAAAATTTGCCGGAGTCAATTGGTGAATTGTTGCACTTAAGATATCTTGATCTCTCCGGAAATATCAATCTCATGACACTCCCAAATTCAATTGTGAAATTATACAATTTGCAGAGTATAATTATGGTTGACTGTTTTTATGTTAAAGAGTTGCCAAAGGATTTTTACAAATTGGTAAATCTTAGGCTCTTGGATACAAGTGGGTGTTATGATTTGACTTTCATGCCATTAAGCATGGACCAGTTAATGAATCTACGTTACCTTTCCGACTTTAAAGTGGGTGCAGTTTCAATTGGGAAGCAATTTGGAGTACAGTTGCGAGATTTGAAATTACTTGTCAATTTAAGGGGAAAGCTTGATATCAAGCTTTATGGAAACTTTGCAAATGAAAGTGAAAATGTATGGGAGGGCGGTTATTTGGAGCCCATAAAGAATCTGAAGGTGGTAGATATATATTTTGGTGAACAAGATCATGAAACCACTAATGAGGCTGTGATTGAGAAGCTGCAGCCAAATCGTAATCTCATGGAGTTGAGGTTGACAGGATATAATGGTACTGAAATTACGAGTTGGGGAAGAGCACAGGATGACTGGTCTATTATTCTTCCTAAACTTGTCAGCATCAGCCTTGAGCGGTGTGACAGGTTGCATGGTATCCCATTGTTGAGTACTTTGAAGCATCTCAAATCCTTGTATATTTCCAGGATGAATTATGTGGAGTACATGGAGGGCTATGCAATTGGCCGTGGTGGTTCTAGGTCAAAAGATTTACCATTTTTCCCATCCCTCGAGTCTCTCAGTATTTGGGGGTTGTACCGCCTAAAAGGATGGtggggaggtgttggtgaaggaggTTGGCAGCCACCATTTCCTCGTCTCTCGAGGTTAGTAATAGTAGAATGCTCCGAGTTGACTTCTTTTCCTCCTTGCCCGAGCCTAGAATTTCTTGAGGTGAAGCGCAGCAACAAGTCGTTGAGGATATTACCAGATGAGAGATATGCAAACTTAGATCTCAAAGTTAGTGTGGAAGTAGATAGTGCGGGTTATCTCACTAATCTACCTGCCAGGCATCTTACCGATATCAAGATAAAGTTCGATGATGAGTTGAAGAGCTTATCGGAAATTGAGGAGGTGTTCATCAAGAGCTCTTGTTCCTTACGAAGCCTTGATATTCAAAGGTGCAGAAGGCTCACAAGTGTTTCAGGAGTGTTGGAGCATCTCACTGCATTGGAGTCGCTATCACTTAATGATATACCTGTAGTGGACGAGGAATTCGACAATGACATTATCTGGAGATCCCTCCGTCACAATCTCCGCTCCCTCAAGTTGGAGTCTCTTGGCATTCTGGAAACGCTGCCTGCAGGGATGAAGCACTTGGCGGCTCTTGAAAATCTCTCCATCATTTCCTGTAAATTGTTGAAAGGACTACCGGAATGGATAAGCTGCTTATCATCACTTCAGTCCCTCAAGATCCGTTCTTGCCCCAACATCAAATCACTAGGCACAATTCAAAACATCACTTCCCTTCAGAAACTTGTGTACTACTCTTCAGAAACATGCTTCCCTAGAAGAAGCATGTGA
- the LOC141648363 gene encoding stemmadenine O-acetyltransferase-like has translation MEELKLEVQVISTEMIKPSTPTPTTSKLFTVSCLDKASAFAHYPILLFYRNKVRDDSGSGSGPNTRPIDITTLKTSLSETLTSFYPLAGRSNSDSTILCDDQGIPFIETRVNCNLDDLLNSPRKLYLLGKILPSFQLYMSYGQRPIDEIVHVVIQLNVFLCGGVAITCYMLHKILDGTSASVFLNYWAALVRAKSGALNFSLNEPDFEATIKAFPPIPSSNINDSDAGDNDVGKAIASNWSYLKSITVVCKSFVFNNEAIKKLKDKVVTSDNNKLTNPTSFESVTGFIWHHIFAAACTAASVPNSGSGPSEVSFTANIRQRMTPPLPKTSIGNIFKGVHAQVDTLCDISKHATAIHEAISEVNKNVLENLPEKVSIANQAYYKFGSYTITNWCKLGLNEVDFGFGKPNGVIPVGMVHPVLRNFILMVDNPDVSGGIDGIEAYLCLEEKEMQNLESNSQFRVFASPN, from the exons atggaaGAACTCAAACTTGAAGTACAAGTAATATCAACGGAAATGATTAAACCATCAACTCCGACACCAACTACCAGCAAACTATTCACAGTTTCATGCCTTGATAAAGCCTCAGCATTCGCACATTACCCTATTCTTCTTTTTTATCGAAATAAAGTTAGGGATGACAGTGGGTCGGGTTCTGGTCCAAATACCCGACCTATTGACATAACTACCTTAAAAACCTCCCTTAGTGAAACACTAACAAGTTTCTATCCTTTAGCTGGTCGATCCAACTCTGATTCGACTATTTTGTGTGACGACCAAGGGATACCCTTTATTGAAACCCGGGTTAACTGCAACCTTGATGATCTCCTTAACTCGCCTCGTAAACTTTACTTGTTGGGCAAGATACTTCCTTCGTTTCAGTTATATATGTCTTATGGGCAACGACCTATTGATGAGATTGTACACGTTGTGATTCAGTTAAATGTTTTCTTGTGCGGCGGGGTTGCGATTACTTGTTATATGCTTCATAAGATCCTTGATGGTACATCTGCTAGTGTCTTCCTTAATTATTGGGCTGCCCTTGTTAGGGCTAAATCCGGTGCCCTCAATTTCAG CTTAAACGAACCAGACTTCGAAGCCACAATCAAGGCCTTCCCCCCAATACCCTCGAGCAATATCAATGACAGTGATGCCGGTGACAATGACGTTGGGAAAGCTATCGCTTCAAACTGGTCGTACTTGAAATCCATTACAGTGGTATGCAAGAGCTTTGTGTTCAACAATGAAGCCATAAAAAAGCTTAAGGACAAGGTCGTCACAAGTGATAATAATAAACTAACCAACCCAACATCTTTCGAGTCGGTTACAGGGTTCATTTGGCACCACATTTTTGCAGCAGCTTGTACAGCTGCATCAGTGCCTAATTCTGGCTCGGGTCCGAGTGAGGTCTCTTTCACGGCAAACATACGACAAAGGATGACTCCTCCACTTCCAAAGACATCCATTGGTAACATATTCAAAGGTGTACATGCTCAGGTCGACACACTTTGTGACATCTCGAAACATGCAACCGCGATCCATGAAGCAATTTCAGAAGTGAATAAAAATGTTTTGGAAAATTTGCCTGAAAAGGTTTCTATTGCGAATCAAGCTTATTACAAGTTTGGTTCATACACAATTACGAATTGGTGCAAGCTTGGGTTGAATGAGGTTGATTTCGGGTTTGGTAAGCCTAATGGGGTTATTCCGGTGGGTATGGTGCATCCTGTATTGAGGAATTTTATTCTCATGGTTGACAATCCAGATGTCAGTGGCGGGATTGATGGTATTGAAGCATATTTGTGTCTCGAGGAGAAAGAGATGCAAAATTTAGAATCTAATTCTCAATTTCGTGTTTTTGCTTCTCCTAattag